The Phyllopteryx taeniolatus isolate TA_2022b chromosome 17, UOR_Ptae_1.2, whole genome shotgun sequence genome window below encodes:
- the flrt1a gene encoding leucine-rich repeat transmembrane protein FLRT1 isoform X2 — translation MAPFGLAKLEARLPLLFLIVTLFVCVLDFAAAAIQGYVGEKDPICPSVCRCDEDFIYCNDRGLSSIPSLPASASVLYLQNNQINNPGLPTSLERQLTVHVVYLYDNELDEFPVHLPPSVRELHLQDNNIRTIPRSALARMPLLEKLHLDDNSISTVSIEDQAFADNPRLRLLFLSRNHLSSIPSGLPASLEELRLDDNRISTIPTHAFRGLTSLRCLVLDGNLLANQRIADDTFSRLSNLTELSLVRNSLQTPPVNLPSAHLQRLSLQENALIHMPRGSLDGMHRLQRLDLSGNNLTTLPRGLFKDLDNLGQLLVRGNPWHCGCNLRWLYDWLRARGNSITVRGLTCQGPERVREMALKDLTAEMEECEVVRTAGTKDRASIGGADSSTTNTPSQGSLFTLRSKRPGLRLPDSGLDYTLSSSGVGKSLALNVKPLSQSSVRVTWSVAQPSSSFRLSWLRLGIGNAMGSITETLVRGDRREYLLTSLQPRSSYIICMVPLPASSENKGGVSGEADSDEALVCAKAETADPSPLEEDEENHSQPMTVLPLTGIIGGATAIVSLALIFAIFCWYGHRSGHSCSRDHYTRNGSRKSKNYDDYIESGTKKDNTILEIRGPGLQMTPMSACQPMQPKPLQEDYIIHTIFPSNGTGLYKGANHMSNARQSTNRGYREGGIPDIDYCYT, via the coding sequence ATGGCACCTTTCGGTCTTGCTAAATTGGAGGCTCGACTGCCGTTGCTTTTCCTCATCGTGACACtgttcgtgtgtgtgcttgACTTTGCCGCAGCCGCAATCCAAGGATACGTTGGAGAAAAAGACCCGATATGCCCATCCGTGTGTAGATGCGACGAAGACTTCATCTACTGTAATGATCGTGGCCTGAGCTCCATCCCCTCACTGCCGGCTTCCGCATCTGTCCTCTACCTTCAAAACAACCAGATAAACAACCCTGGCCTTCCCACTTCCTTGGAACGCCAGCTTACTGTACATGTAGTCTACCTCTATGACAATGAACTGGATGAATTCCCCGTGCACTTGCCACCGTCTGTCCGCGAGTTGCATTTGCAAGACAATAACATCCGCACTATTCCTCGTAGCGCTCTGGCTCGGATGCCGCTACTGGAGAAGCTCCACTTGGACGACAACTCTATTTCCACCGTCAGCATTGAGGACCAGGCTTTCGCAGACAACCCCCGATTGCGCCTTCTTTTCCTCTCCCGTAATCACCTATCTAGCATCCCTTCAGGATTGCCCGCATCTCTGGAAGAACTCCGTCTGGACGACAACCGGATCTCCACTATTCCCACGCATGCCTTCCGTGGCCTCACCTCACTGAGATGTCTTGTTTTGGACGGCAATCTGTTGGCGAATCAGCGCATTGCCGATGACACATTCTCACGTCTGTCCAACTTGACGGAGTTGTCCTTAGTCCGCAACTCCCTTCAGACTCCGCCCGTCAACCTTCCCAGTGCCCATCTCCAGCGTCTCTCGCTGCAGGAGAATGCCCTGATTCACATGCCCCGTGGCTCTTTGGATGGCATGCACAGGCTGCAAAGGCTGGACCTCTCTGGAAATAATCTCACCACCCTGCCACGGGGACTGTTCAAAGATCTGGACAACTTAGGGCAGCTGCTGGTGCGAGGTAATCCTTGGCACTGTGGCTGTAACTTGCGGTGGCTGTATGATTGGTTACGCGCCCGTGGTAATTCAATCACAGTGAGAGGTCTCACCTGCCAGGGGCCTGAAAGGGTGCGAGAAATGGCCTTGAAAGACCTGACTGCTGAGATGGAGGAGTGTGAAGTGGTGAGGACAGCTGGGACTAAAGACAGAGCAAGTATTGGTGGAGCGGATAGTTCTACCACCAACACACCTTCCCAAGGTTCCCTCTTCACCCTCCGGTCAAAGCGTCCCGGTCTGAGGCTTCCCGACTCCGGCTTGGACTACACTCTCAGCAGCAGTGGTGTAGGGAAGAGTCTGGCTCTCAATGTGAAGCCTCTCTCTCAAAGTAGTGTCCGTGTTACCTGGAGTGTAGCGCAGCCAAGTTCTTCCTTCAGGCTCAGTTGGCTCCGACTAGGTATCGGTAACGCCATGGGATCAATCACGGAGACGTTGGTCCGGGGTGATCGCCGGGAGTATCTGCTTACCTCCTTGCAACCGCGCTCGAGCTACATCATCTGTATGGTGCCCCTGCCTGCCAGCTCAGAGAATAAAGGCGGGGTTTCAGGAGAAGCTGACTCTGATGAAGCTCTGGTGTGTGCAAAAGCGGAAACCGCTGATCCCAGCCCATTGGAGGAAGACGAAGAGAATCATTCCCAACCTATGACAGTGCTGCCCCTGACGGGGATTATTGGTGGGGCTACTGCAATTGTATCGTTGGCACTTATCTTTGCCATCTTTTGCTGGTACGGACACAGGAGTGGTCACTCGTGTTCCCGAGACCATTACACTCGCAACGGCTCCCGCAAAAGCAAGAATTATGATGACTACATTGAGTCAGGCACCAAGAAAGACAATACCATATTAGAGATCCGCGGTCCGGGGTTGCAGATGACACCGATGTCAGCTTGCCAGCCGATGCAGCCTAAACCCTTACAAGAGGATTACATCATTCATACCATCTTCCCGTCCAATGGCACTGGCCTGTACAAAGGTGCCAATCATATGTCCAATGCGAGGCAAAGCACCAACAGGGGTTACAGAGAAGGAGGAATCCCAGACATAGACTACTGTTACACATGA
- the flrt1a gene encoding leucine-rich repeat transmembrane protein FLRT1 isoform X1, which translates to MHTSSNGSRSLECSSPQRFEDSKRPGQKPIPILIIMAPFGLAKLEARLPLLFLIVTLFVCVLDFAAAAIQGYVGEKDPICPSVCRCDEDFIYCNDRGLSSIPSLPASASVLYLQNNQINNPGLPTSLERQLTVHVVYLYDNELDEFPVHLPPSVRELHLQDNNIRTIPRSALARMPLLEKLHLDDNSISTVSIEDQAFADNPRLRLLFLSRNHLSSIPSGLPASLEELRLDDNRISTIPTHAFRGLTSLRCLVLDGNLLANQRIADDTFSRLSNLTELSLVRNSLQTPPVNLPSAHLQRLSLQENALIHMPRGSLDGMHRLQRLDLSGNNLTTLPRGLFKDLDNLGQLLVRGNPWHCGCNLRWLYDWLRARGNSITVRGLTCQGPERVREMALKDLTAEMEECEVVRTAGTKDRASIGGADSSTTNTPSQGSLFTLRSKRPGLRLPDSGLDYTLSSSGVGKSLALNVKPLSQSSVRVTWSVAQPSSSFRLSWLRLGIGNAMGSITETLVRGDRREYLLTSLQPRSSYIICMVPLPASSENKGGVSGEADSDEALVCAKAETADPSPLEEDEENHSQPMTVLPLTGIIGGATAIVSLALIFAIFCWYGHRSGHSCSRDHYTRNGSRKSKNYDDYIESGTKKDNTILEIRGPGLQMTPMSACQPMQPKPLQEDYIIHTIFPSNGTGLYKGANHMSNARQSTNRGYREGGIPDIDYCYT; encoded by the coding sequence GGTCGAGGTCACTGGAGTGCAGCTCACCGCAGCGATTTGAGGATTCAAAAAGACCGGGACAAAAACCGATCCCCATACTCATCATAATGGCACCTTTCGGTCTTGCTAAATTGGAGGCTCGACTGCCGTTGCTTTTCCTCATCGTGACACtgttcgtgtgtgtgcttgACTTTGCCGCAGCCGCAATCCAAGGATACGTTGGAGAAAAAGACCCGATATGCCCATCCGTGTGTAGATGCGACGAAGACTTCATCTACTGTAATGATCGTGGCCTGAGCTCCATCCCCTCACTGCCGGCTTCCGCATCTGTCCTCTACCTTCAAAACAACCAGATAAACAACCCTGGCCTTCCCACTTCCTTGGAACGCCAGCTTACTGTACATGTAGTCTACCTCTATGACAATGAACTGGATGAATTCCCCGTGCACTTGCCACCGTCTGTCCGCGAGTTGCATTTGCAAGACAATAACATCCGCACTATTCCTCGTAGCGCTCTGGCTCGGATGCCGCTACTGGAGAAGCTCCACTTGGACGACAACTCTATTTCCACCGTCAGCATTGAGGACCAGGCTTTCGCAGACAACCCCCGATTGCGCCTTCTTTTCCTCTCCCGTAATCACCTATCTAGCATCCCTTCAGGATTGCCCGCATCTCTGGAAGAACTCCGTCTGGACGACAACCGGATCTCCACTATTCCCACGCATGCCTTCCGTGGCCTCACCTCACTGAGATGTCTTGTTTTGGACGGCAATCTGTTGGCGAATCAGCGCATTGCCGATGACACATTCTCACGTCTGTCCAACTTGACGGAGTTGTCCTTAGTCCGCAACTCCCTTCAGACTCCGCCCGTCAACCTTCCCAGTGCCCATCTCCAGCGTCTCTCGCTGCAGGAGAATGCCCTGATTCACATGCCCCGTGGCTCTTTGGATGGCATGCACAGGCTGCAAAGGCTGGACCTCTCTGGAAATAATCTCACCACCCTGCCACGGGGACTGTTCAAAGATCTGGACAACTTAGGGCAGCTGCTGGTGCGAGGTAATCCTTGGCACTGTGGCTGTAACTTGCGGTGGCTGTATGATTGGTTACGCGCCCGTGGTAATTCAATCACAGTGAGAGGTCTCACCTGCCAGGGGCCTGAAAGGGTGCGAGAAATGGCCTTGAAAGACCTGACTGCTGAGATGGAGGAGTGTGAAGTGGTGAGGACAGCTGGGACTAAAGACAGAGCAAGTATTGGTGGAGCGGATAGTTCTACCACCAACACACCTTCCCAAGGTTCCCTCTTCACCCTCCGGTCAAAGCGTCCCGGTCTGAGGCTTCCCGACTCCGGCTTGGACTACACTCTCAGCAGCAGTGGTGTAGGGAAGAGTCTGGCTCTCAATGTGAAGCCTCTCTCTCAAAGTAGTGTCCGTGTTACCTGGAGTGTAGCGCAGCCAAGTTCTTCCTTCAGGCTCAGTTGGCTCCGACTAGGTATCGGTAACGCCATGGGATCAATCACGGAGACGTTGGTCCGGGGTGATCGCCGGGAGTATCTGCTTACCTCCTTGCAACCGCGCTCGAGCTACATCATCTGTATGGTGCCCCTGCCTGCCAGCTCAGAGAATAAAGGCGGGGTTTCAGGAGAAGCTGACTCTGATGAAGCTCTGGTGTGTGCAAAAGCGGAAACCGCTGATCCCAGCCCATTGGAGGAAGACGAAGAGAATCATTCCCAACCTATGACAGTGCTGCCCCTGACGGGGATTATTGGTGGGGCTACTGCAATTGTATCGTTGGCACTTATCTTTGCCATCTTTTGCTGGTACGGACACAGGAGTGGTCACTCGTGTTCCCGAGACCATTACACTCGCAACGGCTCCCGCAAAAGCAAGAATTATGATGACTACATTGAGTCAGGCACCAAGAAAGACAATACCATATTAGAGATCCGCGGTCCGGGGTTGCAGATGACACCGATGTCAGCTTGCCAGCCGATGCAGCCTAAACCCTTACAAGAGGATTACATCATTCATACCATCTTCCCGTCCAATGGCACTGGCCTGTACAAAGGTGCCAATCATATGTCCAATGCGAGGCAAAGCACCAACAGGGGTTACAGAGAAGGAGGAATCCCAGACATAGACTACTGTTACACATGA